The following are encoded together in the Victivallis lenta genome:
- a CDS encoding DNA/RNA helicase domain-containing protein, which translates to MNRYFYADSITNFVGSSENEILGALAAENSFDLVDLQRNAWQFEIQMLKEILRNKADGQILFEYSIPRLGKRIDVVLLFQGIVFALEFKVGAEVYYRQDSEQVWDYALDLKNFHEASRDLTIVPVLIATEAPDSSATQEFCLYDDHVFEPILCNAGGLREVIAKITQEHGKHADLSRWGYSRYMPTPTIIQAASSLYLNHSVEDITRSEASGENLQRTSEFVMRVIEHSQANHEKSICFVTGVPGAGKTLVGLNIAVRQFEKKSLAVYLSGNQPLVSVLSEALARDKKRQEEERNPGVRYNLTTARRDVKSFIQIVHHYRNETLNKLKKPIRDGVLEIDPAKVTKHQDDGYSEVEHVAIFDEAQRAWTKQQLANWLSRKQGIHDFPMSEPEFLIWSLNLREDWGVIVCLVGGGQEINTGEAGIGEWLRAINANFPNWNVFISDELTGKEYAEGELEDLLQANSRLERSSDLHLAVSMRSFRAEQLSNFVHFLLEGDIPEAQERFRMLEGKYPIVLTRSLDQAKAWLRRQKRGTERYGMVVSSQAQRLRPLAIDVRCKPDTVHWFLDDITDIRSSLFLEDAASEFDVQGLELDWTCLVWDGDLRWQGTRWGNYSFTGNKWQNIRAPERKAYQINAYRVLLTRARQGMVLCIPEGNPDDATRLPEFYDGTYQYLKQIGIEEI; encoded by the coding sequence GTGAATCGATATTTCTACGCAGATAGCATAACGAATTTTGTCGGGAGTTCCGAGAATGAGATTCTCGGGGCTTTGGCGGCGGAAAATTCGTTTGATCTCGTGGATTTGCAACGCAATGCGTGGCAATTTGAGATTCAGATGCTCAAAGAGATTCTGCGAAACAAGGCCGATGGACAGATTCTTTTTGAATATTCCATTCCACGACTGGGGAAGCGTATTGATGTGGTTCTTTTGTTTCAGGGTATTGTTTTTGCGCTGGAATTCAAGGTCGGAGCGGAGGTCTATTACCGGCAGGATTCCGAGCAGGTTTGGGATTATGCGCTCGATTTGAAAAACTTCCATGAGGCCAGTCGGGACTTGACCATTGTTCCCGTATTGATCGCCACTGAAGCGCCGGATTCCTCTGCAACGCAGGAATTTTGTCTTTATGATGATCATGTGTTTGAGCCGATTCTCTGCAATGCCGGCGGTCTTCGTGAGGTGATTGCCAAAATCACACAGGAACATGGCAAGCACGCCGATTTGAGTCGTTGGGGGTATAGTCGCTACATGCCGACGCCGACCATCATTCAGGCGGCAAGCTCCTTGTATTTGAATCATTCCGTCGAGGATATTACTCGCAGCGAAGCTTCCGGCGAGAATTTACAGCGTACCAGCGAATTTGTCATGCGCGTGATTGAACACTCGCAGGCCAATCACGAGAAATCCATCTGTTTTGTTACCGGCGTTCCCGGCGCGGGAAAAACACTGGTCGGGTTGAATATCGCGGTTCGGCAGTTTGAGAAAAAGAGCCTTGCAGTATATCTCTCCGGCAATCAGCCGCTGGTTTCGGTGTTGAGCGAAGCCCTGGCGCGCGACAAGAAGCGGCAGGAAGAGGAACGTAATCCGGGCGTTCGTTACAATCTCACCACGGCTCGGCGCGATGTCAAATCCTTTATTCAAATCGTGCATCATTACCGTAACGAGACATTGAACAAGCTCAAGAAGCCGATTCGCGACGGGGTATTGGAAATTGATCCGGCGAAAGTCACCAAGCATCAGGATGATGGATATTCCGAAGTCGAGCATGTGGCGATTTTTGACGAAGCACAGCGGGCATGGACCAAACAACAGTTGGCAAATTGGCTGAGCCGCAAACAAGGCATTCATGATTTCCCGATGTCAGAACCGGAGTTTTTGATCTGGTCGCTGAATTTGCGTGAAGACTGGGGCGTTATCGTTTGTCTGGTCGGCGGCGGACAGGAAATCAATACAGGGGAGGCAGGAATCGGCGAGTGGTTGCGGGCGATCAATGCGAACTTTCCCAACTGGAATGTGTTTATCTCCGATGAGTTGACCGGCAAAGAGTATGCCGAGGGCGAATTGGAAGATTTGTTGCAAGCCAATTCCAGATTGGAACGCAGCAGCGATTTACATTTGGCGGTCTCAATGCGTTCCTTCCGGGCGGAACAACTTTCGAATTTTGTTCATTTTCTGTTGGAAGGCGATATTCCCGAAGCACAAGAACGGTTTCGGATGCTGGAAGGAAAATATCCGATTGTGCTGACCCGTTCGCTGGATCAGGCCAAAGCATGGCTGCGGCGGCAGAAACGCGGCACGGAGCGCTACGGCATGGTGGTTTCGTCACAGGCCCAACGCTTGCGGCCGCTGGCGATCGACGTGCGATGTAAACCCGATACCGTGCATTGGTTCCTGGATGATATTACGGATATTCGTTCGTCGCTTTTCCTGGAGGATGCCGCTTCGGAATTTGATGTGCAGGGATTGGAACTCGACTGGACGTGTTTGGTTTGGGATGGCGATTTGCGTTGGCAGGGAACGAGATGGGGTAATTATTCTTTTACTGGAAACAAGTGGCAGAATATCCGCGCGCCGGAACGCAAAGCCTATCAGATCAACGCGTATCGCGTGCTTTTGACGCGAGCGCGTCAAGGCATGGTGCTCTGCATTCCCGAAGGCAATCCCGATGACGCCACCCGTCTGCCGGAGTTTTACGACGGGACGTATCAATACCTGAAACAAATAGGCATTGAAGAGATATGA
- a CDS encoding GmrSD restriction endonuclease domain-containing protein, which yields MANKIFESHNIDLDFLLKEIKLGRIGLPDLQRPFVWANEKVRNLYDSMLKGFPIGYIMLWESPENYSSKMEDIGLNDKELKSPKSLIIDGQQRLTALVATMYGIKVKDKNFKERNIKICYNPLREVDRFENWSVAYERNPEWISDLSVVFLAKEQNTLSRLRRAYIKRLNESYEKNNLPILTDEQEDLIENRLNELLGLEKYPVPVLDIYRSASEEEVAEIFVRVNSGGQKLNENDFILTLLSVYAKEDRDKIDSFCEKSHIPAAGTSYNNLLIVEPVHLVRMIVGVGFKRARLRYAYMLLRGKDLDSGIVTEERRNENLAVFGAALSTVIDLNNWHAFLNIIAQGGYVSSKLIAADNSIVFSYILYLIAKYEFHLENQKLSSLFRRWFFMVSVTSYFSSSVETDAEKLFADMKTLKNADELAAYLSSVIDSRLTEDYFAITLPKDLESSAAISPHWYAYLASQNILNIPMLFSTSHLAMFLLPGAHGNKNAVDKHHIFPKNYLTSIGIDSDRERNQIANYTYLDYQTNIAISDRPPADYINEFIQKLGEDNFKLMCENHALPQGFDTMEYNEFLKERRVLMAKLIQKAYKRLCQG from the coding sequence ATGGCAAATAAAATTTTTGAATCCCATAATATTGATCTGGATTTTCTCTTGAAAGAGATCAAGCTCGGCCGGATTGGCTTGCCGGATTTGCAGAGGCCATTTGTATGGGCAAATGAAAAAGTAAGAAATTTATATGATTCCATGCTCAAAGGGTTCCCTATCGGGTATATTATGCTGTGGGAGTCCCCCGAAAACTATTCCAGCAAAATGGAAGATATCGGACTCAATGATAAAGAATTAAAATCGCCCAAAAGTCTTATTATTGATGGCCAGCAACGGTTAACGGCGCTAGTCGCAACCATGTATGGAATAAAAGTTAAAGATAAGAATTTCAAAGAACGCAATATCAAGATATGTTACAATCCGCTTCGTGAAGTTGATCGTTTTGAAAACTGGAGCGTAGCTTATGAACGCAATCCGGAGTGGATTTCCGATCTCAGCGTTGTATTTCTGGCCAAAGAGCAAAATACGCTGTCCAGACTCCGCAGGGCTTATATTAAGCGACTGAATGAAAGTTATGAAAAAAATAATCTTCCAATCTTAACCGATGAACAAGAGGATCTCATCGAAAACCGATTGAATGAATTATTGGGATTGGAAAAATATCCGGTTCCTGTATTGGATATTTATCGTTCCGCAAGTGAAGAAGAGGTTGCGGAAATTTTTGTTCGGGTGAATTCCGGGGGCCAGAAGCTGAATGAAAACGACTTCATTCTTACTCTGCTCTCTGTGTATGCCAAAGAAGATCGGGACAAAATTGATTCCTTCTGTGAAAAGTCTCATATTCCAGCCGCTGGAACATCTTATAACAACCTTTTAATCGTTGAACCGGTACATTTGGTTCGTATGATTGTTGGAGTCGGATTTAAGCGCGCCCGCTTGAGATACGCATATATGTTATTGCGAGGAAAAGATTTGGATTCAGGCATTGTTACCGAAGAGCGGCGTAACGAAAATCTTGCTGTATTCGGCGCGGCATTGTCAACTGTCATCGATTTGAATAATTGGCATGCTTTTTTGAATATTATTGCACAAGGCGGATATGTCAGCAGTAAATTGATTGCAGCCGATAACTCAATTGTATTTAGTTATATTCTCTATTTAATTGCCAAATATGAATTCCATCTTGAAAATCAGAAGTTAAGCTCTTTGTTCAGAAGATGGTTTTTTATGGTAAGCGTTACCTCATATTTCAGTTCGTCAGTAGAGACAGATGCTGAAAAATTATTTGCTGATATGAAAACTTTAAAAAACGCAGACGAGCTGGCGGCTTACCTGAGTTCTGTGATTGATTCCCGCCTGACGGAAGATTACTTTGCAATCACTTTGCCGAAAGATTTGGAGTCGTCGGCAGCGATTTCACCTCATTGGTATGCATATTTGGCTTCTCAAAATATTTTAAATATTCCTATGTTGTTCAGCACAAGTCATCTTGCAATGTTTTTACTTCCAGGAGCCCACGGCAACAAAAATGCTGTCGACAAGCATCATATTTTTCCAAAGAATTATTTGACATCTATTGGTATTGATTCAGATCGCGAACGTAATCAAATTGCAAACTATACCTATTTAGACTATCAGACCAATATTGCTATTTCCGACCGTCCACCGGCAGATTATATCAATGAGTTCATTCAAAAACTTGGCGAAGATAACTTTAAGTTGATGTGCGAAAACCATGCTTTGCCGCAGGGGTTCGATACAATGGAGTATAATGAATTCTTAAAAGAACGTCGAGTTCTGATGGCAAAGCTTATTCAGAAAGCATATAAAAGACTATGTCAAGGCTAA
- a CDS encoding S1C family serine protease → MRDRTLYVTAFCAACAGTLLTLGIVKGFPETAAAASPVPPEPEPAAVSLSGAAAELQEEFAGAVEKVMPGVVLITSQKRVGVLSPIDYYRSRVEYKDVPSGQGSGFFVREDGYILTNFHVVRDQDSFFVTTNDGSEFDAKVVGVDPPSDLALLKIDGDRKFDVLKFADIDRVKIGHWAIAIGAPFSLSRTVTVGVVSGMKRRGVGVNLHESYIQTDASINPGNSGGPLLNLAGEVIGVNDFILSPSGGSIGISFAISADLAKHVAEEMIRHGQVRRPWLGVLFEPIPREVRTRLKLESGVAVAQIYRDSPAAQVLQRGDVILAVGGEPVNGPGDLQSRIFSAAPGDEVTLQLRRSGETREVKVKLEQAPANWFRRGAGGRQDIYAVRDAL, encoded by the coding sequence ATGAGAGACCGGACTTTATATGTGACCGCGTTCTGCGCCGCCTGCGCCGGAACGCTTCTGACGCTGGGTATTGTGAAGGGATTTCCGGAGACGGCCGCGGCGGCTTCCCCGGTTCCGCCGGAGCCGGAGCCCGCCGCAGTATCGTTGAGCGGAGCGGCGGCGGAGCTGCAGGAGGAATTCGCCGGCGCCGTCGAGAAAGTGATGCCGGGTGTCGTGCTGATCACGTCGCAGAAGCGCGTGGGAGTGCTTTCGCCGATCGATTACTATCGGAGCCGGGTCGAGTACAAGGATGTCCCGAGCGGGCAGGGGTCCGGCTTTTTTGTCCGCGAGGACGGCTATATTCTGACCAATTTCCATGTCGTGCGCGACCAGGATTCGTTTTTCGTGACCACGAACGACGGGTCGGAGTTCGACGCGAAGGTGGTCGGGGTCGATCCCCCCTCCGACCTCGCATTGCTCAAGATCGACGGCGACCGGAAATTCGACGTGCTGAAGTTCGCCGATATCGACCGGGTGAAAATCGGCCATTGGGCGATTGCGATCGGTGCGCCGTTCAGCCTGTCGCGTACGGTTACGGTGGGGGTGGTTTCCGGCATGAAACGGCGCGGAGTCGGGGTAAATTTGCATGAGAGCTATATCCAGACCGATGCGTCGATCAACCCCGGCAATTCCGGCGGTCCGCTGCTGAATCTGGCGGGTGAGGTGATCGGGGTCAACGACTTCATCCTGTCGCCTTCGGGCGGCAGCATCGGCATCAGTTTCGCGATCAGCGCGGATCTGGCGAAGCACGTGGCGGAGGAGATGATCCGGCACGGACAGGTCAGGCGGCCGTGGCTCGGTGTTCTTTTCGAGCCGATTCCGCGTGAGGTCAGGACGCGGCTGAAGCTTGAATCCGGTGTGGCGGTCGCGCAGATCTACCGTGACTCTCCGGCGGCTCAGGTGCTGCAGCGCGGCGACGTGATTCTCGCCGTCGGCGGCGAACCGGTCAATGGTCCGGGGGATCTGCAGAGCCGGATTTTCTCCGCTGCGCCCGGGGATGAGGTGACGCTGCAGCTCCGCCGCTCCGGAGAAACGCGTGAGGTCAAGGTGAAACTTGAGCAGGCGCCGGCCAACTGGTTTCGTCGCGGAGCCGGAGGGCGGCAGGACATTTACGCGGTCCGGGACGCTCTCTGA
- a CDS encoding carboxy terminal-processing peptidase, giving the protein MSRKFLQLLLAFVLFAAGLTVSAAPAKGNEYGDKELALITRIMAQLLSRNHYRQQALDAGLSKQLFDEYLDELDPAKIYFTEEDVAKFSADRDLLCRQLQSGDSSFAFKVYDCFRTRNGEFRAFAEKRLKEPFDFTLDESFMLDRTKAPRAKDRAELEKLWYLRLKNDVLAYRLMNRVQEEERAKQPEKASGEERENAAAAKWEIRNPAEKVLSRLRDINNDIQQKDRVDILGIYLNSLAQVYGPHSNFYPPKQEEDFEMSMNLSLSGIGATLSSDGGYIKIVALTPGGPAARDGRLKVEDRIIAVAQENGEPVDVIDMPLTKAVRLIRGPEKTKVTLTILPGEKGRSAVPETVTITRDKIVLVDSEAKGEVRTVKGADGVERRVGIINLPGFYMDFDAAMKGDPNFKSCTRDVRRILEDFRKQKVDAVVMDLRRNGGGSLPEAITLTGLFIPSGPVVQIRSPNKPIQVKEDDDGDQAYAGPLVVLTSKLSASAAEIFTAAIRDSERGVVVGDSRTFGKGTVLDVVPLDRYLKFIGEEFQAGSATYETAMFFRTSGGSVQQLGIASDIRLPSLTDQMEIGEMFMNNHLPWDSVKPVKAGSYTPDFAAKVEKLRAASQARVAADPEYSAFRKKLEMYNKYKDKKSVSLNEEVRWKEYKEEKQLQDEAEKIYLDRTADGKKKNSDPVLDEAVNIASDFAALK; this is encoded by the coding sequence ATGAGCAGAAAATTTCTGCAGCTGTTGCTTGCTTTTGTTTTGTTCGCCGCCGGGCTGACGGTTTCGGCGGCTCCGGCGAAGGGAAATGAATACGGAGACAAGGAGCTCGCGCTGATCACCCGCATCATGGCGCAGCTTCTGTCGCGGAACCACTACCGGCAGCAGGCGCTCGACGCCGGGCTGTCGAAGCAGCTGTTCGACGAGTATCTCGATGAGCTCGACCCGGCGAAGATCTATTTCACGGAGGAGGATGTTGCGAAGTTCTCCGCCGACCGGGATTTGCTCTGCAGGCAGCTTCAATCCGGCGACAGCTCGTTTGCCTTCAAGGTTTACGACTGTTTCCGCACCCGGAACGGCGAGTTCCGCGCCTTCGCCGAAAAACGGCTGAAGGAGCCGTTTGATTTCACGCTCGACGAGAGCTTCATGCTCGACCGCACCAAGGCGCCGCGCGCGAAAGACCGCGCCGAGCTCGAAAAGCTCTGGTATCTGCGGCTGAAGAACGACGTCCTCGCCTACCGGCTCATGAACCGCGTGCAGGAGGAGGAGCGCGCGAAGCAGCCGGAAAAAGCCTCCGGCGAGGAGCGGGAAAACGCCGCCGCGGCGAAGTGGGAGATCCGGAATCCGGCGGAGAAGGTTCTGTCGCGCCTCCGCGACATCAACAACGATATCCAGCAGAAGGACCGCGTCGATATTCTCGGCATCTATCTGAACTCGCTCGCGCAGGTGTACGGTCCGCATTCGAACTTCTACCCGCCGAAGCAGGAGGAGGATTTCGAGATGTCGATGAACCTCTCGCTCTCCGGCATCGGCGCGACGCTGTCGAGCGACGGCGGCTACATCAAGATCGTCGCCCTGACGCCGGGCGGTCCCGCCGCGCGGGACGGGAGGCTGAAGGTCGAAGACCGCATCATCGCCGTCGCCCAGGAGAACGGCGAGCCGGTGGATGTGATCGACATGCCGCTGACCAAGGCGGTCCGCCTGATCCGCGGCCCCGAGAAGACGAAGGTCACTCTGACGATCCTGCCGGGTGAGAAGGGGCGCAGCGCGGTTCCCGAAACCGTCACCATCACCCGCGACAAGATCGTGCTCGTCGACAGTGAGGCGAAGGGGGAGGTCAGGACGGTCAAGGGGGCCGACGGCGTTGAGCGCAGGGTCGGCATCATCAATCTGCCCGGCTTCTACATGGATTTCGATGCGGCCATGAAAGGCGACCCGAATTTCAAGAGCTGCACCCGCGACGTCCGTCGCATTCTCGAGGATTTCAGGAAACAGAAGGTCGATGCGGTCGTGATGGACCTGCGGCGCAACGGCGGCGGCAGCCTGCCGGAGGCGATCACGCTGACCGGACTCTTCATTCCGTCCGGTCCGGTCGTGCAGATCCGCAGCCCGAACAAGCCGATTCAGGTCAAGGAGGATGACGACGGCGATCAGGCCTATGCCGGGCCGCTGGTTGTTCTGACCAGCAAGCTTTCCGCTTCGGCGGCCGAAATTTTCACTGCCGCGATCCGCGACAGCGAGCGCGGAGTCGTCGTCGGCGACAGCCGCACGTTCGGGAAGGGGACCGTGCTCGACGTGGTTCCGCTCGACCGTTATCTGAAGTTCATCGGCGAGGAGTTCCAGGCCGGTTCCGCCACCTATGAGACGGCGATGTTCTTCCGGACGTCGGGCGGTTCCGTGCAGCAGCTCGGCATTGCTTCGGATATCCGTCTGCCGTCGCTGACCGATCAGATGGAGATCGGCGAGATGTTCATGAACAACCACCTGCCGTGGGATTCGGTCAAACCGGTCAAGGCCGGCTCCTATACGCCGGACTTCGCGGCGAAGGTCGAAAAGCTCAGGGCGGCGTCGCAGGCGCGGGTCGCGGCGGACCCCGAATACAGCGCGTTCCGCAAGAAGCTTGAGATGTACAACAAGTACAAGGACAAAAAGAGCGTCTCCCTGAATGAAGAGGTGCGCTGGAAAGAGTACAAGGAGGAAAAGCAGCTTCAGGACGAGGCGGAGAAGATCTATCTGGACCGTACCGCCGACGGAAAGAAGAAGAACAGCGATCCGGTTCTCGACGAGGCCGTGAATATCGCCTCCGACTTCGCCGCGCTCAAGTAA